From Candidatus Palauibacter scopulicola, the proteins below share one genomic window:
- a CDS encoding glycosyltransferase family 9 protein: MQPDRSLRGAGAPPRRVAIVLMSAVGSTVQGMPIVASLRRAWPRAHITWVLQPGPATLMAGRPDVDRILLFHRRLGARGYARFRREVAGETFDLVICLQPNFKGGMVTRLLRAPARLGHDRARARDLSWVATNRRIPPAPVAHIQDELFEFLDHLGVPRCLEWRFHFTEEERRVATRWREGFSRPVLAVVPRSSNARRNWTLEGTARVIDVAAGDLGLEPVLLGGDSEEELRDARRLGELCGAPPRVALGGTLRELAGRLTASDLVLAPDTGPLHMAVALGTPTIGLYGYTDPERSGPYGRFTDLTVDRFGASTGSDGGRPPSRATRRRRMSRIRAEDVLLKLERAIRSYLKT; the protein is encoded by the coding sequence ATGCAGCCGGATAGATCCCTGCGGGGCGCGGGCGCTCCGCCGCGCCGGGTCGCCATCGTGCTCATGAGCGCGGTGGGAAGCACCGTCCAGGGGATGCCCATCGTCGCGTCCCTCCGGCGGGCGTGGCCTCGCGCACACATCACCTGGGTCCTGCAGCCGGGCCCGGCGACCCTGATGGCCGGCCGGCCCGACGTGGACCGGATCCTGCTCTTTCACCGCAGGCTCGGCGCCCGCGGCTATGCCCGCTTTCGGCGCGAGGTGGCGGGAGAGACGTTCGATCTCGTCATCTGTCTGCAGCCGAACTTCAAGGGGGGGATGGTCACGCGTCTCCTGCGCGCCCCGGCGCGCCTCGGCCACGATCGGGCGCGCGCCCGCGACCTGAGTTGGGTGGCCACGAACCGCCGCATCCCGCCCGCGCCGGTGGCCCACATCCAGGACGAACTGTTCGAGTTCCTCGATCACCTCGGCGTTCCGCGATGCCTGGAGTGGCGGTTTCATTTCACGGAGGAGGAACGGAGGGTTGCGACGCGGTGGCGGGAGGGATTCTCGCGCCCGGTGCTTGCCGTCGTGCCGCGGAGTTCCAACGCCCGGAGAAACTGGACCCTCGAGGGGACGGCGCGGGTAATCGACGTGGCGGCCGGCGATCTGGGTCTTGAGCCCGTCCTCCTGGGAGGCGACTCCGAAGAGGAACTGCGGGACGCCCGCCGCCTCGGGGAACTGTGCGGGGCTCCGCCGCGCGTCGCGCTGGGCGGGACGCTGAGGGAGTTGGCGGGCCGGCTCACCGCGAGCGACCTCGTGCTGGCGCCGGACACGGGTCCGCTGCACATGGCGGTGGCGCTGGGGACGCCGACGATCGGACTGTACGGGTACACGGACCCCGAACGCAGCGGTCCCTACGGCCGGTTCACGGATCTCACGGTGGACCGGTTCGGCGCCTCGACCGGCTCCGACGGCGGGCGACCGCCGTCGCGGGCCACCCGGCGCCGCCGCATGTCGAGGATCCGCGCGGAGGATGTCTTGCTTAAGCTGGAGCGGGCCATCCGCTCCTATCTGAAGACTTGA
- a CDS encoding bifunctional response regulator/alkaline phosphatase family protein yields the protein MTEGMKTVMGRILWVDDEVDLLRPHLMLLRSSGYHVDAVMNGQDAMELLTAASYDLVLLDERMPGLRGIEVLDRIRSSAPRLPVVMVTKSEEESTMHEAIGRRADDYIVKPTSPRQVLSVVTRLLAGPALRHEHITRDFSRRFGELRERVSTATSWRDWADLYSELVDWDLKLEEAGESGLREILNGLHTDLSRGFCDLVADRYGEWVHEGGEPGPTLSVDVLSRFFRPILDEDPAALLVVMDCMRLDQWRAVLPIVSEFFEIEEALYAGLLPTATPFARNAIFGGTFADELAESYPEWWERGSEIGYNSFEDELFERHIHDLTASRIPVHYEKIFSAQESEPMLARLGGYLSSPSATALVFGFVDMLTHGRARSRLIWEMAQDSSALRSLTVTWFERSPALKALQLAAQRGVRVLLTTDHGSIHCRRPATIYAGRDASTSLRYKIGDDMKVENPAAVMSTSDADEWRLPPGGMNKTFALCREDYFFVYPTRLREYQNRYRDSFLHGGVSPDEMVLPAALLTPR from the coding sequence ATGACCGAAGGGATGAAGACCGTGATGGGCCGGATCCTGTGGGTCGACGACGAAGTCGACCTGCTGCGTCCGCATCTCATGCTGCTGCGGTCCTCGGGATACCACGTCGACGCGGTGATGAACGGCCAGGACGCGATGGAACTCCTGACGGCGGCTTCCTACGATCTCGTGCTCCTGGATGAGCGGATGCCGGGGCTGCGCGGGATCGAGGTGCTCGACCGCATCCGGAGTTCCGCCCCGCGCCTCCCCGTCGTGATGGTCACGAAGAGCGAAGAAGAATCGACCATGCACGAGGCGATCGGCCGGCGGGCGGACGACTACATCGTCAAACCGACGAGCCCCCGGCAGGTGCTGTCGGTCGTGACGCGGCTCCTCGCCGGCCCGGCCCTGCGCCACGAGCACATCACGCGCGATTTCTCGCGCCGCTTCGGCGAGTTGCGGGAGCGGGTCTCCACGGCCACTTCGTGGCGGGACTGGGCCGACCTGTACTCGGAACTCGTCGACTGGGACCTGAAGCTGGAAGAGGCCGGCGAGTCGGGGCTGCGCGAGATCCTCAACGGGCTGCACACCGACCTGAGCCGCGGCTTCTGCGATCTCGTAGCGGATCGCTACGGAGAGTGGGTGCACGAGGGAGGCGAGCCGGGGCCGACCCTCTCGGTCGACGTGCTGTCCCGCTTCTTCCGGCCGATCCTGGACGAGGATCCGGCCGCGCTGCTCGTCGTGATGGACTGCATGCGGCTGGACCAGTGGCGGGCCGTCCTCCCCATCGTGAGCGAATTCTTCGAGATCGAGGAGGCGCTCTACGCAGGCCTGCTGCCCACCGCGACCCCGTTCGCGCGCAACGCGATCTTCGGAGGCACCTTCGCGGACGAACTCGCCGAGAGTTATCCCGAGTGGTGGGAGAGGGGGAGCGAAATCGGCTACAACTCGTTCGAGGATGAACTCTTCGAGCGGCATATCCACGACCTGACCGCGTCGCGGATCCCCGTACACTACGAGAAGATCTTCTCGGCCCAGGAGAGCGAGCCCATGCTTGCGCGGCTCGGCGGTTACCTGTCGTCCCCTTCGGCCACCGCGCTCGTGTTCGGATTCGTGGACATGCTCACACACGGGAGGGCGCGGTCGCGTCTGATCTGGGAGATGGCGCAGGACAGCAGTGCGCTGCGCTCTCTCACGGTGACCTGGTTCGAGCGTTCGCCGGCGCTGAAGGCGCTGCAGCTGGCCGCGCAGCGGGGCGTCCGGGTCCTCCTGACGACGGACCACGGCTCGATTCACTGCCGGCGGCCCGCGACGATCTACGCCGGGCGCGACGCGTCGACGAGCCTGCGCTACAAGATCGGCGACGACATGAAGGTCGAGAACCCGGCCGCGGTCATGTCGACGTCGGATGCGGACGAATGGCGGCTGCCTCCCGGCGGGATGAACAAGACCTTCGCCCTCTGTCGCGAGGACTACTTCTTCGTCTATCCGACGAGGCTGCGGGAATACCAGAACCGATATCGGGACAGCTTCCTGCACGGTGGGGTGAGCCCCGACGAGATGGTGCTTCCGGCCGCGCTCCTCACGCCGCGGTGA
- a CDS encoding ABC transporter ATP-binding protein, whose product MNPGRDGRGASSYRRLLRFLRPYRWTFLASLALGVLAAGLEAFSLLLLIPFLRSLFGMGPPLPGGGRNAAERFIDGIAGGWLGPEAGLDGLRAVCVLVLAALLLKNLCVVGGRALSIRTQEFLVRDVRNAVHAHLQRLPLTFFERGKAGQLIARVIADAGEAKPVVTDALAQAVRQAATLAAYAVALFALSWRLALIAVILVPLVWLGLRPLLGRLRERFRRTWDDHGELVAALQESLGAVRLVKSRVAEDFEEKRFRHRSDAFSRRRITAATTRHLASPLSETLASIVALGLVWIGASFVGSGGSIAPEQFVAFVTIALRAISPVKGFAQYPAIAAQGLAAADRFFEILDRDPEPAGGSRIATGPEREIRYENVSFAYERGRPALSGVDLAIPRGSVVAIVGASGSGKSTLVDLLPRFADPQAGRVTIDGTDIREFSLDSLRRLTGLVGQEAVLFHDTVAANIAYGEDAPDPAAVEAAARTAGAHGFIAGLPDGYGTVLGDRGVRLSTGQRQRIGIARALFRDPPILILDEATSAVDAETETALRAAAEGFRGRTVIVVAHRLSTVREADRIFVLERGRLVDAGRHDALVSRGGPYRRLFGRQLERVSQP is encoded by the coding sequence ATGAACCCGGGCCGGGACGGGAGGGGCGCCTCGTCGTATCGGCGGCTGCTCCGGTTCCTGCGCCCCTATCGCTGGACCTTCCTCGCGAGCCTGGCGCTCGGCGTGCTCGCGGCCGGACTCGAGGCGTTCAGCCTCCTCCTGCTCATCCCGTTCCTCCGCTCGCTGTTCGGCATGGGGCCGCCGCTGCCCGGCGGCGGACGGAACGCGGCGGAGCGCTTCATCGATGGGATCGCGGGGGGGTGGCTCGGCCCGGAGGCGGGACTCGACGGGTTGCGGGCCGTGTGCGTGCTGGTGCTCGCCGCGCTCCTCCTCAAGAACCTCTGCGTCGTCGGGGGGCGGGCGCTCTCGATCCGCACGCAGGAGTTCCTCGTCCGCGACGTGCGCAACGCCGTGCACGCGCACCTGCAGCGCCTGCCGCTCACCTTCTTCGAGCGCGGCAAGGCGGGACAGTTGATCGCGCGCGTGATCGCGGATGCGGGGGAGGCGAAGCCCGTCGTGACGGACGCCCTCGCGCAGGCCGTGCGCCAGGCGGCGACCCTCGCGGCCTACGCCGTGGCGCTGTTCGCTCTCTCGTGGAGGCTGGCGCTGATCGCCGTCATCCTGGTGCCGCTCGTGTGGCTCGGCCTGCGGCCGCTGCTCGGCCGGCTGCGCGAGAGATTCCGCCGCACCTGGGATGACCACGGCGAACTCGTCGCGGCGCTGCAGGAATCGCTGGGCGCGGTGCGGCTCGTGAAGTCGAGGGTCGCCGAGGACTTCGAGGAGAAGCGCTTTCGGCACCGTTCCGACGCCTTCAGCCGCAGGCGGATCACGGCGGCCACGACCCGGCACCTCGCCTCGCCCCTCTCCGAAACCCTCGCGTCCATCGTGGCGCTCGGACTCGTCTGGATCGGCGCGTCGTTCGTCGGGAGCGGCGGGTCGATCGCGCCCGAACAGTTCGTCGCCTTCGTGACCATCGCGCTGCGCGCCATCTCGCCGGTGAAGGGGTTCGCGCAGTATCCGGCCATCGCCGCGCAGGGGCTCGCCGCGGCCGACCGGTTCTTCGAGATCCTCGACCGGGACCCGGAGCCGGCCGGAGGGTCGCGGATCGCGACGGGGCCCGAACGGGAGATCCGCTACGAGAACGTCAGCTTCGCCTACGAGCGGGGCCGGCCGGCGCTGAGCGGCGTCGACCTCGCCATCCCGCGCGGATCCGTCGTCGCGATCGTCGGGGCGTCCGGGAGCGGGAAATCCACGCTGGTCGACCTGCTGCCCCGGTTTGCGGACCCGCAGGCGGGGCGGGTCACCATCGATGGGACGGACATCCGGGAGTTCTCGCTGGACTCGCTCCGGCGGCTCACCGGTCTGGTGGGGCAGGAGGCGGTGCTCTTCCACGACACGGTGGCGGCGAACATCGCCTACGGAGAAGACGCGCCGGACCCGGCGGCGGTCGAGGCGGCGGCGCGGACGGCCGGGGCGCACGGCTTCATCGCAGGACTGCCCGACGGCTACGGCACCGTGCTCGGCGATCGCGGGGTCCGCCTGTCGACGGGCCAGCGCCAGCGCATCGGCATCGCGCGGGCCCTCTTCCGCGACCCTCCGATCCTCATCCTGGACGAGGCCACTTCGGCCGTGGATGCCGAAACGGAGACGGCGCTGAGGGCAGCGGCGGAGGGCTTTCGCGGCCGCACGGTGATCGTGGTGGCCCACCGGCTCTCCACGGTGCGCGAAGCCGACCGGATCTTCGTCCTCGAGCGGGGGCGGCTCGTGGACGCCGGCCGCCATGACGCGCTCGTCTCTCGCGGCGGACCATACCGCCGGCTGTTCGGCCGGCAGCTCGAACGCGTCTCGCAACCGTGA
- a CDS encoding lysophospholipid acyltransferase family protein, whose product MRDREGRAGRRGGDGGRGAGRRLADALVDGGVTGLHLGLRAAPEPVALAAGRALGTLCRDPLRVRRRVVDAQIAASFPAATPHWVRGTARACYRHFGREAALLMGGPPRVERTLARVADEAGLGPRLRAAVAERDGAVVVAGHLGNWELGGAAVRALGVRVTAVVQRQRGAFGRRLRDLRARMGLDVLDRDAAARPALDALRSGRILALVADQHTRRGSAPIDFLGRPAWTSLAPARLCLAADVPLFFAALVRDPSGYRIVHEEIGGVRSGAGGDPVEVTKGWVRALEREIERRPEQYFWFHRRWKRVAQSGGGA is encoded by the coding sequence GTGAGGGACCGGGAGGGCCGGGCCGGGCGGCGTGGCGGGGACGGCGGCCGGGGTGCCGGCCGACGGCTCGCGGACGCGCTCGTGGACGGCGGAGTGACCGGCCTGCATCTCGGACTCCGCGCCGCGCCGGAACCGGTGGCGCTCGCGGCCGGCCGGGCGCTCGGGACGCTGTGTCGCGACCCTCTCCGCGTGCGGCGCCGCGTGGTCGACGCCCAGATCGCCGCGAGCTTCCCGGCCGCGACGCCGCACTGGGTGCGCGGCACGGCCCGCGCCTGCTACCGCCACTTCGGCCGGGAGGCCGCGCTCCTCATGGGCGGCCCGCCCCGGGTCGAGCGGACGCTGGCTCGCGTCGCCGACGAGGCCGGGCTGGGTCCGCGTCTGCGCGCCGCGGTCGCGGAGCGGGACGGCGCCGTGGTCGTCGCCGGGCACCTCGGCAACTGGGAGCTCGGCGGCGCCGCCGTGCGGGCACTCGGAGTGCGCGTGACGGCGGTCGTGCAGCGGCAGCGAGGCGCCTTCGGCCGTCGGCTTCGCGACCTGCGCGCGCGGATGGGACTGGACGTGCTCGACCGCGACGCGGCAGCGCGGCCGGCGCTCGACGCGCTGCGCTCCGGTCGCATCCTGGCCCTCGTGGCCGATCAGCACACCCGGCGCGGCAGCGCCCCGATCGACTTCCTGGGCCGCCCCGCCTGGACTTCGCTCGCCCCGGCGCGTTTGTGTCTCGCGGCCGATGTCCCTCTCTTCTTCGCGGCCCTCGTTCGAGACCCATCGGGGTACAGGATCGTCCATGAAGAGATCGGCGGCGTTCGGTCCGGCGCCGGCGGCGACCCGGTCGAGGTCACGAAGGGATGGGTTCGGGCGCTGGAAAGGGAGATCGAACGGCGGCCCGAGCAGTACTTCTGGTTCCACCGGCGCTGGAAGCGGGTGGCGCAAAGCGGAGGCGGCGCGTGA
- a CDS encoding glycosyltransferase family 2 protein — MIHIGIPVRNERETIGPLLWRIRELLYGERRQFHVLVCDDASNDGTDEALERYPRVLPLTVLRNEERRGYAASLDRLIRATLRRSGYPRRDAFVSMQGDFSDPPERLPEMLRRFEGGADLVTVARGEPEPLPRRLTRAGGRLCGRHLLAAPAVTDPYASLRLYRLFALERAVAAGDGPLLQYEGWAANAALLLQVWPFVRRFEEIPHDPHPPRRYRDARFRAGEQLRQLFAAGRDRDLREIGRQVVEVA, encoded by the coding sequence GTGATTCACATCGGGATTCCGGTGCGCAACGAGCGCGAGACCATCGGTCCGCTGCTCTGGCGCATCCGCGAGTTGCTCTACGGCGAGCGGCGGCAGTTTCACGTGCTCGTCTGCGACGATGCCTCGAACGACGGGACGGACGAAGCCCTCGAGCGGTATCCGCGGGTGCTCCCGCTGACCGTGCTCCGCAACGAAGAGCGCCGGGGCTACGCCGCGAGCCTCGACCGGCTGATCCGGGCGACGCTCCGCCGCTCGGGGTATCCCCGGCGCGATGCGTTCGTCTCCATGCAGGGAGATTTCTCCGATCCCCCCGAGCGCTTGCCGGAGATGCTCCGCCGCTTCGAGGGCGGCGCCGACCTCGTCACGGTCGCGCGCGGCGAACCCGAACCCCTGCCCCGGCGCCTGACCCGGGCCGGCGGCCGGCTCTGCGGCCGTCATCTGCTCGCGGCTCCGGCCGTGACGGACCCTTATGCTTCTCTCCGGTTATATAGGTTGTTCGCTCTGGAACGCGCCGTCGCCGCCGGCGATGGGCCGCTGTTGCAGTACGAGGGCTGGGCCGCCAACGCCGCGCTGCTCCTGCAGGTGTGGCCGTTTGTACGAAGATTCGAGGAGATTCCGCATGATCCGCACCCCCCCCGCCGATACCGCGACGCCCGCTTCCGGGCCGGAGAGCAGCTCCGGCAGCTGTTCGCGGCCGGCCGGGACCGCGACCTGCGCGAGATCGGCCGGCAGGTCGTGGAAGTCGCCTGA
- a CDS encoding DUF3108 domain-containing protein: MPKRLPGLAPALAAVVVASLAGIAPLAGQAGSEAMVADPFPRAWPFAIGQEAEYAVTFGPVRFGQMHLRVEARDTIRSTPAYRIAMEMKGSIPFYRMDDRSVSWLATEPYRTLRFEEILHQGAYRRHQRWELDHEVLTATREDWDEEIQAYRPHRRQRDLPIPAGALDEISYLFLIRSLPFEVGQTYEFDRYFEEDGNPVIVEVLRRERVRVPAGTFETFVVRPTIQTDGLFGEEGQAEVFISDDDRRLIVQIKSRMRRGSVNMYLRDFEQNEAETGR, from the coding sequence ATGCCGAAGCGTCTCCCCGGGCTCGCCCCCGCCCTCGCCGCGGTCGTCGTCGCCTCCCTTGCCGGCATCGCTCCGCTCGCGGGCCAGGCCGGATCGGAAGCGATGGTGGCCGATCCGTTCCCCCGGGCGTGGCCCTTCGCGATCGGCCAGGAGGCCGAATACGCGGTCACGTTCGGACCCGTGCGGTTCGGGCAGATGCACCTGCGCGTGGAAGCCCGGGACACGATCCGCAGCACGCCCGCGTACCGGATCGCGATGGAGATGAAGGGGAGCATACCCTTCTACAGGATGGACGACCGCTCGGTGAGCTGGCTCGCCACGGAGCCGTACCGAACGCTCCGGTTCGAGGAGATCCTGCATCAGGGCGCCTACCGGAGACACCAGCGCTGGGAGTTGGATCACGAGGTGCTGACGGCCACGCGAGAAGACTGGGATGAGGAGATTCAGGCCTACCGTCCGCACCGCCGGCAACGGGACCTCCCCATACCGGCGGGCGCGCTGGACGAGATCTCGTATCTCTTCCTGATCCGGAGCCTCCCCTTCGAAGTCGGACAGACCTACGAATTCGACCGCTACTTCGAGGAGGACGGCAATCCCGTCATCGTCGAGGTCCTCCGTCGGGAGCGCGTGCGGGTCCCCGCGGGGACGTTCGAGACGTTCGTCGTGCGTCCCACCATCCAGACCGATGGCCTGTTCGGGGAAGAGGGGCAGGCCGAGGTCTTCATCTCGGACGACGACCGTCGCCTCATCGTGCAGATCAAGAGCCGCATGAGGCGAGGCAGCGTGAACATGTATCTTCGCGACTTCGAGCAGAATGAGGCGGAGACCGGCCGCTGA
- a CDS encoding hemolysin family protein: MDLGLALRLGAVLALVAANAFFVAAEFALVSARRTRIDELAEAGDRLAGVVRRAQDNLDRAISGTQLGITIASLGLGWIGEPALARSIEPMFGALGFAAGPAALHTTAVVVAFILITYLHIVLGELAPKTVALLRPETVSRYLAGPLLAFNRVATPAIWLLDGSARLFLRAIRAPAGDAHGVEHAHSPDEIEVLIRQSRRRGMVEKDEQAMIEGVFDLTHTVVREVMTPRPDIVAVGAGDPAKVILEVAAESGHSRLPVTDDSLDDIVGIIVVKDLLAELLAARPTGLVARDVMREALFVPESKAIDDLLAEMRARKTHMAVVVDEFGGTDGIATLEDLLEEIVGEIYDEHDEAEAGLEVGSDGSVGLNGGVSFTDLLAGLGLDDLQEEEYDTVAGYVIGTLGRIPEPGDRVPLGDARLEVAELVERRITRLTLLGVDEETVGRLYEALES, translated from the coding sequence ATGGACCTCGGACTCGCTCTGAGGCTCGGCGCGGTCCTCGCGCTCGTAGCGGCAAACGCCTTTTTCGTTGCCGCGGAGTTCGCGCTCGTCAGCGCGCGACGCACCCGCATCGACGAACTGGCCGAAGCCGGCGATCGTCTGGCCGGCGTCGTCCGCCGGGCGCAGGACAATCTCGACCGCGCCATCTCGGGTACGCAGCTCGGGATCACGATCGCGTCGCTCGGCCTGGGCTGGATCGGCGAGCCGGCGCTCGCGCGGTCGATCGAGCCCATGTTCGGCGCGCTGGGCTTCGCGGCGGGGCCGGCGGCCCTCCACACGACGGCCGTCGTCGTCGCCTTCATCCTCATCACCTACCTTCACATCGTACTCGGCGAACTCGCGCCGAAGACCGTCGCGCTCCTGCGTCCCGAGACGGTGAGCCGCTACCTCGCCGGTCCCCTCCTCGCCTTCAACCGCGTCGCGACGCCGGCGATCTGGCTGCTCGACGGTTCGGCCCGGCTGTTCCTGCGGGCGATCCGCGCCCCCGCGGGCGACGCGCACGGCGTCGAACATGCCCACAGCCCGGACGAAATCGAGGTGCTCATCCGGCAGAGTCGGCGGCGGGGAATGGTCGAGAAGGACGAACAGGCGATGATCGAAGGGGTGTTCGATCTCACGCATACGGTGGTCCGGGAGGTGATGACGCCCCGGCCGGACATCGTCGCCGTCGGGGCCGGGGATCCGGCCAAGGTGATCCTGGAGGTGGCGGCGGAGTCGGGACATTCGCGTCTCCCCGTTACGGACGATTCGCTGGACGACATCGTCGGCATCATCGTCGTGAAGGACCTGCTCGCGGAACTCCTCGCGGCGCGCCCGACGGGACTCGTGGCGCGGGACGTGATGCGCGAGGCGCTCTTCGTCCCCGAGTCGAAGGCGATCGACGACCTGCTGGCGGAAATGCGGGCCCGCAAGACGCATATGGCGGTCGTCGTCGACGAGTTCGGCGGCACGGACGGCATCGCCACGCTGGAAGATCTTCTCGAGGAGATCGTCGGCGAGATCTACGACGAGCATGACGAGGCGGAGGCGGGACTGGAGGTCGGTTCCGACGGGTCGGTCGGACTCAATGGAGGCGTCTCGTTCACGGACCTGCTCGCCGGTCTGGGCCTCGATGATCTCCAGGAGGAGGAGTACGACACCGTGGCCGGATATGTGATCGGCACGCTGGGCCGCATCCCGGAGCCAGGAGACCGGGTCCCGCTCGGAGACGCGCGGCTGGAGGTTGCGGAACTGGTCGAGCGGCGGATCACGCGGCTCACGCTCCTCGGCGTGGACGAGGAGACGGTGGGGAGATTGTACGAAGCCCTCGAATCGTGA
- a CDS encoding tetratricopeptide repeat protein, with amino-acid sequence MNLSDSWNYEQFDAEAQRLYEAGDFDQALGLLKEALTRYPDSVELLVSLGYTRLAREEYAWARAAFDGVLRIDPEHEEALAGLGDVLLKLGERAAAFQIFEGLIALGYDRDVELMLCVGRSLLREGLLRRAERFFRLALAADRDSPDAALDLAFTFYRDGDTEAALFWSREAVRLDPRFAEARALYGNVLYERGDFRGALAQLATIPVTDLADPIVAWRVVDLKRRLEDLPADAEELRPYLLALEELAPEPSAEERLLAEVEARANGLTAGPGTGQLDLFGRPPEASAVEVHRVRAPNGVVYEGDWDGIVRAMRNGSEEPGVSLADFMRNEAMRLQALTGIAVSWQTARAFLEDSARVGALEIER; translated from the coding sequence TTGAACCTCTCCGACTCCTGGAACTACGAGCAGTTCGACGCCGAAGCGCAACGGCTGTACGAAGCCGGCGACTTCGATCAGGCGCTTGGCCTCCTCAAGGAGGCCCTCACCCGTTATCCCGACTCGGTCGAACTCCTCGTCTCGCTCGGGTATACGCGTCTGGCCCGGGAGGAATACGCCTGGGCGCGAGCGGCCTTCGACGGGGTGCTCCGGATCGATCCCGAGCACGAGGAAGCGCTGGCCGGCCTCGGAGATGTCCTGCTGAAGCTGGGGGAACGCGCGGCGGCCTTCCAGATCTTCGAAGGCCTGATCGCGCTGGGGTACGATCGGGACGTGGAGCTCATGCTCTGCGTGGGGCGCAGCCTGCTCCGCGAGGGTCTCCTGCGCCGTGCGGAGCGGTTCTTCCGCCTCGCCCTCGCGGCCGATCGCGACAGCCCCGATGCGGCGCTGGATCTCGCCTTCACCTTCTATCGGGACGGCGACACCGAGGCGGCGCTGTTCTGGAGCCGCGAGGCGGTGCGCCTGGATCCCCGCTTCGCGGAGGCCCGCGCGCTCTACGGCAACGTGCTCTACGAACGCGGCGATTTTCGGGGGGCGCTCGCGCAACTTGCGACGATCCCGGTGACGGACCTGGCCGATCCGATCGTCGCGTGGCGTGTGGTCGACCTCAAGCGGCGACTCGAAGACCTCCCGGCGGACGCCGAGGAGTTGCGGCCGTACCTGCTGGCGCTGGAGGAACTGGCGCCGGAACCGAGTGCGGAGGAACGCCTGCTGGCCGAGGTCGAAGCCCGGGCGAACGGGTTGACGGCGGGGCCGGGAACGGGCCAGCTCGATCTGTTCGGTCGTCCGCCCGAGGCGTCCGCGGTGGAGGTGCACCGCGTGCGGGCCCCGAACGGCGTGGTGTACGAGGGAGATTGGGATGGGATCGTGCGGGCCATGCGCAACGGGTCCGAGGAGCCGGGCGTTTCGCTGGCCGACTTCATGCGGAACGAGGCCATGCGGCTCCAGGCGCTGACGGGCATCGCCGTCTCCTGGCAGACGGCGCGCGCCTTCCTCGAAGACTCGGCCCGGGTCGGCGCGCTCGAAATCGAACGCTAG
- a CDS encoding isocitrate/isopropylmalate family dehydrogenase, whose product MSQVPLRIAVIGGDGIGPEVTREACRVLRAVAARGLAELELTRFPHGADHYLATGETLSQRTFESLRDDFDAILFGAVGDPRVPDGRHARDLLLGLRVRLDLFLNRRPLRLRAPELSPLRSADSAPIDFEVFRENTEGLYVGVGRVEHEGTPDEVAVSESVATRFGVERIVRRAFDYAAPRGLRVTLADKANAVPHMFGLWRRVFGEVAAGYPGVASEMRYVDALAMEMIRAPERFGVIVTSNLLGDILSDLGAEIVGGPGLAPSANVNPGVHGLYEPVHGSAPDIVGTGRANPMAAVLSAALLLRDHGADEAAEAIEAAVDAALAAGVRTPDLGGGATTSEVGSWLAERVASGAA is encoded by the coding sequence GTGTCGCAGGTTCCGCTGCGCATCGCGGTCATCGGCGGCGATGGGATCGGCCCCGAAGTCACCCGCGAGGCGTGCCGCGTGCTGCGGGCCGTGGCCGCGAGGGGCCTGGCCGAACTCGAGCTCACGCGCTTCCCGCACGGCGCCGACCACTATCTCGCCACCGGGGAGACGCTGTCGCAGCGGACCTTCGAGTCTCTGAGGGACGACTTCGACGCGATCCTCTTCGGCGCCGTGGGCGATCCGCGCGTGCCCGACGGCCGTCACGCGCGCGACCTCCTCCTCGGTCTGCGGGTGCGGCTGGACCTGTTCCTGAACCGCCGGCCGCTGCGGCTGCGCGCGCCGGAGCTGTCGCCGCTGAGGTCCGCGGACTCGGCGCCCATCGACTTCGAGGTCTTCCGGGAGAATACGGAGGGCCTCTACGTGGGGGTCGGGCGGGTCGAGCACGAGGGCACGCCCGATGAGGTCGCGGTGTCGGAGTCGGTCGCGACGCGGTTCGGGGTGGAGCGGATCGTGCGGCGCGCGTTCGACTACGCCGCTCCCCGGGGACTGCGCGTGACGCTCGCGGACAAGGCGAACGCGGTGCCGCACATGTTCGGGCTCTGGCGCCGCGTGTTCGGGGAGGTCGCCGCCGGATATCCGGGGGTGGCGTCGGAGATGCGCTACGTGGATGCCCTCGCCATGGAGATGATCCGGGCGCCGGAGCGGTTCGGGGTCATCGTCACCTCGAACCTGCTCGGCGACATTCTCTCCGATCTGGGCGCCGAGATCGTGGGGGGGCCGGGGCTCGCGCCCTCGGCCAACGTGAACCCCGGCGTTCATGGCCTGTACGAACCCGTGCACGGCAGCGCGCCGGACATCGTCGGGACGGGTCGGGCGAATCCGATGGCCGCGGTGCTCAGCGCCGCGCTCCTCCTGCGGGATCACGGTGCGGACGAAGCGGCCGAGGCGATCGAAGCGGCGGTGGATGCGGCGCTCGCCGCCGGAGTGCGGACGCCGGACCTCGGGGGAGGCGCGACGACGTCGGAGGTGGGAAGCTGGCTCGCGGAACGGGTGGCCTCGGGCGCAGCCTGA